The Rhinoderma darwinii isolate aRhiDar2 chromosome 9, aRhiDar2.hap1, whole genome shotgun sequence sequence ATTTGTTTACAACGGAAAACGAGACGCATCGCCTGACGGACTAAATTGACCAATAATTAGTTCTGTTTTGACAGGGAAACTagcgctattcttcccatcaaatctAACCGTACTGCCAAAAGAGCCTCTGAcgcggtgtgaacagagccttagctgtAAACATAATACAAATTATTCACTTCAACCTGTACGACAGCCAATATATTCCTATCTAACAGCCCTCGAAAGAGCTTTACCGCCAAAAATAGTTGTCCTCTTCTGTAAAGCTGGAATAAATTCTATTAAGTTGTTtctcagtaaggctgggttcacacaagcatgttacgtccgtaatgtacggagaggcagggactcctagcgtcgtacattactatgatgctaggagcccggctccctgcagtgtgttcggtccgggtcttccggccgaaatacgttccgtacattacggacgtaacatggtcgtgtgaacccagccttactgagaAACAACTTAATAGAATTTATTCCAGCTTTACAGAAGaggaaactatgtaactatgtaacatggtcgtgtgaacccagccttatatccgttcctgggaaagctgagtgactacCAATATGGCTTCCACTACATCATTCACTGGAGTTGTCATCCATCTTTTCTAAACCCCTGAATGACAAGTCCTGCCTAATACATCTCCCGCTCATGTCACGCATAGCGGAGCAGAAAATCTGGGTTACAGCCCCTAAGAAGCTGGCATGGGTCAATCTGCCCAGATTGGTAGAAAATGATTTAAATGTTAGATTAAAAATAACCTGTAGAATGGTTTGTCAAGTTGTATAACATTTTCTTAGGTcatttctaggaaagctgggggaCTACCATTATGATCCAATGACAACACTCACTGGAATGGTCACCGTTCCCTAGAGTACTGAATTACAAATCTGAAAGTGAATAGGGGTTGTCGACATCATATCACAGGGGAAGGGGGATGTCACCCGCTCAGGACACCCGTCTATTAGCCAGAAAAGAGCTTCGGCAGAGGGCAGTTCTCTCTTTGAAGGACTTGACAAAACCAGATATCACATTGATCATTTATTTACCTGGGCGCATTGTAATACAACACTCCCCTGCAGTGTCGCAGAGCCGTTAACATCCATATTAGCTATAACACAGCTTTTCCAGGACTCCTGAACAGCAAATCATTGCTCAACTagtcagatttgccattcaggactctaggaaagctggattACAACCGTGGGAGTTTAAGTATGGCCAAATTGGTTGTAACCCACTTTCCCTATAAAAACATAACCAAGAAAGGGacgatttttatattatttttttaaaattactttAAAGGGCAACTTTTGACGTCAgaagttctgatcggtgggggtccgagcagcgAGACCCCCAAGGATCACTAATACAATGCGGCAGATGTGCTCGTGTGCGTTCTGTGCCACTTTGCTTCTGATTGGCATTTCTCggagtggtgtacggactcaaaagAAAGTCTATGAATCCCATACACCGCTCAtccaagcgcttctgccactctgttttagcgatcggtggggggtctctgtgctcggaccccaccaatcaaaacttgctgacgtgtcaaaagtttttaaaaaaaacaaaacgtttagttacactttaaagtttttggttttttaagTGGTCATCTCTAGTTTATCAAAAACCCGATACAGCCCTGGGGGTCTAGAAATATAATTCCATATGCGGAGGTCACATCCAAAAATCCAGATCGGGGCAACAGGTCTGTCCTATCACATTTCAATAGGTGAGGAGTCAAGGTAAAGATAAACTGGCATGGCCCATACACACTTGGCATCCTTGTGCATTGTCCCCATGAATGGGCATTACGCCCCTGAAGAGCTTTTCTCCTCAGTACTGATCGTTTGCACATTCTGATCTTGCGTCTTCTTCATTTCCAGACCTTTCACCCAAGTATAGAAGAAGGAGCCCCCGAGCACCATCGCATTGCTTGTCCACCACAAGAAACTTTTCCCTTCTTGGTAGTAGGACACAGCCAGTACAGTTTGGGCACAGGCCTTGGCAGTgccagagatattgtgggtgagaggactagtgaATTTAATTTGCAGTCCCGTTACATACCCTATACCAAAGCCAAAAATGCCCCCTAGAGTCATCATGCCCCAGAAGTACGAGGAGTAAAGTTTGTCAAAGGAATAGAGGGTACCCAGCTCCCCAAATACGAGCAGGAGGGGTAAGAAGAGGAAGCAGGCGTTGACATTGTTGTAGAACGTCAGGCGCCAGATGCTGCCGTCCACAGCAGGAAGGACCTTTTTGGTGTATATGGCATTCAGCGACACACACAAACTGGCCAGGACACCAAAGAATATGCCAGCCCAAGACAAGGTGCCCCCTGCGCCCTCTTGTTCTATGCCCAGCCAGAAGCCACCTGTGGAGAACACAAAGATATCAAATTAGAAATAAAATCAAGAGCAAATTTCCTGATATTCGGAGTCtgaaaa is a genomic window containing:
- the SLC35C1 gene encoding GDP-fucose transporter 1 isoform X2; the encoded protein is MALSGDGDLEKGDREPFLVRAMKIALVVILYWFISITMVFLNKYLLDSPSLKLDAPLFVTFYQCLVTALLCKALSLLALVFPADLMEFPSVRFDLKVLRSVLPLSLVFIGMITFNNLCLKFLGVAFYTVGRCLSTVFNVILSYILLKQTTSWHALMACGVILGGFWLGIEQEGAGGTLSWAGIFFGVLASLCVSLNAIYTKKVLPAVDGSIWRLTFYNNVNACFLFLPLLLVFGELGTLYSFDKLYSSYFWGMMTLGGIFGFGIGYVTGLQIKFTSPLTHNISGTAKACAQTVLAVSYYQEGKSFLWWTSNAMVLGGSFFYTWVKGLEMKKTQDQNVQTISTEEKSSSGA
- the SLC35C1 gene encoding GDP-fucose transporter 1 isoform X1 → MHRVLKRSGILRMALSGDGDLEKGDREPFLVRAMKIALVVILYWFISITMVFLNKYLLDSPSLKLDAPLFVTFYQCLVTALLCKALSLLALVFPADLMEFPSVRFDLKVLRSVLPLSLVFIGMITFNNLCLKFLGVAFYTVGRCLSTVFNVILSYILLKQTTSWHALMACGVILGGFWLGIEQEGAGGTLSWAGIFFGVLASLCVSLNAIYTKKVLPAVDGSIWRLTFYNNVNACFLFLPLLLVFGELGTLYSFDKLYSSYFWGMMTLGGIFGFGIGYVTGLQIKFTSPLTHNISGTAKACAQTVLAVSYYQEGKSFLWWTSNAMVLGGSFFYTWVKGLEMKKTQDQNVQTISTEEKSSSGA